The following proteins come from a genomic window of Chloroflexota bacterium:
- a CDS encoding sigma-70 family RNA polymerase sigma factor translates to MVDYERALVRRAVRRDADAFAELYDLYIDRIFKYVYYKVGLVPVAEDLTSQVFLKAWERIGDYQPTERPFAAWLYRIAHNLIVDHYRTRRAEAPLDELPLADERMPSFDDWAELHLTRERLQRAIARLTDDQQQVIILKFLEGYGTEQVGEILGKDKGAVRALQFRALNALQRLLRQPEQDRH, encoded by the coding sequence ATGGTAGACTACGAGCGCGCGTTGGTCCGGCGCGCGGTCCGGCGGGACGCCGACGCATTCGCCGAACTGTACGACCTCTACATCGACCGAATCTTCAAGTACGTCTACTATAAGGTCGGGTTAGTTCCCGTCGCCGAGGATTTAACCTCGCAGGTATTTCTCAAGGCATGGGAGCGCATCGGCGACTACCAACCGACCGAGCGGCCCTTTGCCGCGTGGCTGTATCGCATCGCGCACAATCTCATCGTGGATCATTATCGAACGCGACGCGCCGAAGCGCCCCTTGACGAATTGCCGCTTGCCGACGAACGCATGCCGAGCTTTGACGACTGGGCGGAACTGCATCTCACGCGTGAAAGGCTCCAAAGAGCCATCGCGCGCTTGACCGATGATCAGCAACAGGTGATCATTTTGAAATTCCTGGAGGGATACGGCACGGAGCAGGTGGGAGAAATCTTGGGAAAAGACAAGGGAGCAGTACGGGCTTTGCAATTTCGTGCATTGAACGCGCTGCAACGTCTCCTCCGCCAGCCCGAACAGGACCGGCATTAG
- a CDS encoding peptidoglycan DD-metalloendopeptidase family protein: MRRASNPFALRLCIAMLGILVTLGAPKQAIASDPPGYMLPWTAEQWKTVTQGWNTGTHTGTNHQYAYDFYLTENISVRTARAGTVAWIKDTETTCLNDPYATGNGVVINHDDGTATLYMHLAPKQNGQPYGVLVVGGNKVHQGAMVGRSGNTGYVSPCYPDGTGGYHLHFNHQSQGGQPWTTSQAVYFEEYPGWILNAGSSYLSRDYDHVVMVADAPLPGAYTGQLLHLRPQSRGDDFRIYPISGGPSPWDGWNDDPSAVHVPHGVNVTLYADINYGGYAENFSTTDKWLPDNPVGNDNVSSMRYDGVWLFQHLNYNADVNYEAKAEFFTGYADYLPNNYIGNDSATSLTVGHNWQVTLYQHAWGTGNQLVLGEGNYPDLRQHYCGCGGDGTWNDQASSIRAARVGP; this comes from the coding sequence ATGCGACGAGCCTCTAATCCCTTCGCGCTGCGACTATGCATTGCGATGCTTGGAATTCTTGTTACATTGGGCGCGCCGAAACAGGCTATAGCATCAGATCCGCCCGGTTACATGTTGCCGTGGACCGCCGAGCAATGGAAAACCGTGACACAAGGCTGGAATACGGGCACCCATACGGGAACCAACCATCAATATGCCTACGATTTCTACTTGACCGAGAATATCTCGGTGCGGACGGCGCGGGCCGGCACCGTGGCTTGGATTAAGGACACCGAGACTACCTGTCTTAATGATCCGTATGCCACTGGAAATGGCGTTGTCATTAATCATGACGACGGCACAGCGACGTTGTACATGCACCTGGCGCCGAAGCAGAACGGCCAGCCCTATGGCGTACTCGTCGTTGGGGGAAACAAGGTGCATCAGGGCGCGATGGTCGGCCGCAGCGGTAACACGGGCTACGTCTCACCTTGTTATCCGGACGGGACAGGCGGCTACCATCTGCACTTCAACCATCAAAGCCAGGGCGGTCAGCCATGGACTACATCGCAAGCGGTGTATTTTGAGGAGTATCCGGGGTGGATACTGAACGCCGGCAGTTCCTACTTGTCCCGAGATTATGATCATGTCGTGATGGTAGCCGACGCGCCATTGCCCGGTGCCTATACAGGGCAACTGCTGCACCTGCGCCCGCAATCTCGCGGCGATGATTTCCGCATCTACCCGATCAGCGGCGGCCCAAGCCCATGGGATGGCTGGAACGACGACCCCAGCGCTGTGCATGTGCCGCACGGAGTCAACGTCACGCTCTATGCCGACATCAACTACGGCGGCTATGCCGAGAACTTTTCCACGACCGACAAATGGCTGCCCGATAATCCGGTTGGCAACGACAACGTCTCTTCGATGCGCTATGATGGCGTGTGGCTATTCCAGCACCTCAATTACAATGCGGACGTCAACTACGAGGCGAAAGCCGAGTTCTTTACCGGCTATGCCGACTACCTGCCCAACAACTACATCGGGAACGATTCCGCTACGTCGCTGACCGTTGGTCACAACTGGCAGGTGACGCTATACCAACATGCGTGGGGTACTGGTAATCAACTCGTCCTGGGTGAGGGCAACTACCCCGACCTGCGTCAGCACTATTGCGGTTGCGGCGGGGATGGTACCTGGAATGATCAGGCGTCATCCATCCGGGCGGCTCGTGTCGGACCGTAG